A part of Acidimicrobiales bacterium genomic DNA contains:
- a CDS encoding DUF5615 family PIN-like protein yields MKLLLDQNLSRHLVGQLRDLFPESEHVSAVGLDDATDQEIWEYAGDHDLGIVC; encoded by the coding sequence GTGAAGCTCCTGCTCGACCAGAACCTCTCCCGGCACCTCGTGGGTCAGTTGCGCGATCTGTTTCCCGAGAGCGAGCACGTCTCGGCGGTCGGGCTCGACGACGCGACCGACCAGGAGATCTGGGAGTACGCCGGGGACCACGATCTCGGGATCGTCTGTTGA
- a CDS encoding N-acetylmuramoyl-L-alanine amidase, whose product MHARRLLATAVVALVLSVAAVVVPVRMAWSAPELRVAELGVPGVRRLAVPFARLAPPLARAVTAPFAVSHLGVRWTGGEDAVVEVRTADAPGAWDRWRAVEVAHDLGDEGRREVLSGLVRASGDRHVQVRARGDARDLEVVAIDAEHGRRHLVRDRPRAAGAAVGGPAVVTRSQWGADESMRRAPPSHAPVSRMVVHHTVTPNDDPDPASTMRAMYAYHVRANGWDDLGYNFVVDASGRVYEGRFGGGPDPGESPYGEGVIGAHAEGQNTGSVGVAVMGTYTRRAPPQAAVDGVVRVLAWQADRNGLDPAGTAEWTGGQRLPTVAGHRDVGSTDCPGDHLYARLPAVRRAAAAVVAAARGAAPPGYWVVGRDGRVLPFGGAAAPLGPLAAGLAAPAAGIAPTPSGNGYWVLSEGGRVLPFGDALPLGSPELLGLLDPPGRGVAIEATPSGLGYWVAEEGGRVRGYGDAPALGGPSAGPVVGLAGTPSGRGYWVATADGRVEAFGDARPLGSAAGRRGAPLVAIAPSQGGGGYWLVAADGAVLAFGAARRAGGLPERRVRARVVDARASATGRGYYVLAEDGSVHAFGDAPPTGSATGQLPGGAAGIAVRP is encoded by the coding sequence ATGCACGCCCGCCGGCTGCTCGCGACCGCCGTCGTCGCGCTGGTGCTCTCCGTCGCCGCCGTGGTGGTGCCGGTGCGCATGGCGTGGAGCGCCCCGGAGCTGCGCGTCGCCGAGCTCGGTGTCCCGGGCGTGCGCCGGTTGGCCGTGCCCTTCGCCCGCCTGGCGCCGCCGCTGGCCCGGGCCGTCACCGCTCCGTTCGCGGTGTCCCACCTCGGGGTGCGGTGGACGGGCGGCGAGGACGCGGTGGTGGAGGTCCGCACGGCCGACGCGCCCGGAGCGTGGGACCGGTGGCGCGCCGTGGAGGTGGCGCACGACCTGGGCGACGAAGGGCGCCGGGAGGTCCTGTCCGGCCTGGTGCGGGCGAGCGGCGACCGGCACGTCCAGGTGCGGGCCCGGGGCGACGCCCGTGACCTCGAAGTGGTGGCGATCGACGCCGAGCACGGGCGGCGCCACCTCGTGCGCGACCGGCCACGGGCGGCGGGCGCGGCGGTGGGCGGGCCGGCGGTCGTCACCCGGTCGCAGTGGGGCGCCGACGAGTCGATGCGGCGGGCGCCGCCCTCCCATGCCCCCGTGTCGCGGATGGTCGTCCACCACACGGTCACGCCCAACGACGACCCCGACCCCGCCTCCACCATGCGGGCCATGTACGCCTATCACGTGCGGGCCAACGGCTGGGACGACCTGGGCTACAACTTCGTCGTCGACGCCTCCGGCCGGGTCTACGAGGGGCGGTTCGGCGGCGGGCCCGACCCCGGCGAGTCGCCCTACGGCGAGGGGGTGATCGGCGCCCACGCCGAGGGCCAGAACACCGGGTCGGTCGGCGTCGCCGTGATGGGCACCTACACCCGGCGGGCGCCGCCCCAGGCCGCCGTCGACGGCGTCGTGCGGGTGCTGGCCTGGCAGGCCGACCGCAACGGGCTCGACCCGGCGGGGACGGCGGAGTGGACCGGCGGGCAGCGCCTGCCCACCGTCGCCGGCCACCGCGACGTCGGGTCCACCGACTGCCCGGGCGACCACCTGTACGCCCGCCTGCCGGCCGTGCGCCGGGCCGCCGCCGCCGTCGTGGCCGCCGCACGCGGCGCCGCGCCCCCCGGCTACTGGGTGGTCGGCCGGGACGGGCGGGTGCTGCCCTTCGGTGGCGCCGCCGCCCCCCTGGGCCCGCTGGCCGCCGGGCTGGCCGCTCCCGCCGCCGGCATCGCGCCGACCCCCTCGGGCAACGGCTACTGGGTGCTCAGCGAGGGCGGCCGGGTGCTCCCCTTCGGCGACGCCCTGCCGCTCGGCTCGCCCGAGCTGCTCGGTCTCCTCGACCCTCCCGGTCGAGGGGTGGCGATCGAGGCCACGCCGTCGGGGCTGGGTTACTGGGTGGCCGAGGAGGGGGGCCGGGTGCGCGGCTACGGCGACGCGCCCGCCCTGGGCGGCCCGTCGGCCGGCCCGGTGGTCGGCCTGGCGGGCACCCCGTCGGGGCGGGGCTACTGGGTGGCGACGGCCGACGGGCGGGTGGAGGCGTTCGGCGACGCCCGTCCCCTCGGGTCGGCGGCCGGGCGCCGGGGCGCCCCTCTCGTCGCCATCGCCCCGTCCCAGGGCGGCGGCGGGTACTGGCTGGTGGCGGCGGACGGGGCGGTGCTGGCGTTCGGCGCCGCCCGGCGGGCCGGCGGCCTGCCCGAGCGCCGCGTCCGGGCCCGGGTCGTCGACGCCCGGGCCAGCGCCACCGGCCGGGGGTACTACGTGCTGGCCGAGGACGGGTCCGTCCACGCCTTCGGCGACGCACCGCCCACCGGTTCGGCCACCGGCCAGCTCCCGGGCGGCGCCGCCGGCATCGCCGTCCGCCCCTGA
- a CDS encoding DUF433 domain-containing protein encodes MDLTTVIETRPGVRSGKPCFIGTRIAVYDVLEYLASGMTTDEIVADFPELTPELVRAAIEFAALRERRLATA; translated from the coding sequence ATGGATCTCACGACGGTGATCGAGACCCGCCCCGGGGTGCGCAGCGGCAAGCCGTGCTTCATCGGCACTCGGATCGCCGTCTACGACGTCCTTGAGTACCTGGCATCCGGGATGACCACCGACGAGATCGTCGCCGACTTCCCGGAGCTCACGCCGGAGCTCGTGCGTGCGGCGATCGAGTTCGCTGCGCTTCGGGAGCGCCGGCTCGCCACGGCGTGA
- a CDS encoding serine hydrolase domain-containing protein codes for MGLSPAKLDALLARARAEVDDGLLPASQVAVGHGGEVVAFQAAGDATASTRFAVFSCTKPIVAAAAWVLMGEDRLDPAAAVADLVPEFGTNGKEAVTVEQVLLHTSGFPRETLMPPQWDTREGRLEAFADWKLQWEPGTAFEYHPTSAHWVLAELIERVAGVDFRDAVQQLVTGPVGLGRRVLGLEAADQGDIAETEVRGDPATPDELEQAIGVRSLPSSEVTDAALVGFNRADVRAVGVPGAGAVMTAADLALFYQRLLHDPDGIWRPDVLADATANVRNNLGDPVFSLPASRTVGLVVAGEDGLGFLRGFGSSVSPRTFGHNGAGGQVAWADPATGISFAYVTSGLDRNVVRQFRRGMSLSTRAGALAGD; via the coding sequence GTGGGGCTGTCGCCGGCCAAGCTCGACGCCCTGCTGGCCAGAGCCCGCGCGGAGGTGGACGACGGGCTGCTGCCGGCCTCGCAGGTGGCGGTCGGCCATGGCGGCGAGGTGGTGGCGTTCCAGGCGGCGGGCGACGCCACCGCGTCCACCCGGTTCGCGGTGTTCTCGTGCACCAAGCCCATCGTCGCCGCTGCCGCCTGGGTGCTGATGGGCGAGGACCGGCTGGACCCGGCCGCCGCCGTCGCCGACCTCGTCCCCGAGTTCGGTACCAACGGCAAGGAAGCGGTGACCGTCGAGCAGGTGCTGCTCCACACCTCGGGCTTCCCCCGGGAGACCCTGATGCCGCCCCAGTGGGACACCCGGGAGGGCCGGCTCGAGGCGTTCGCCGACTGGAAGCTCCAGTGGGAGCCGGGCACGGCCTTCGAGTACCACCCCACGTCGGCCCACTGGGTCCTGGCCGAGCTGATCGAGCGGGTCGCAGGCGTGGACTTCCGCGATGCCGTCCAGCAGCTGGTGACCGGGCCCGTCGGCCTCGGTCGCCGGGTCCTCGGGCTGGAGGCGGCGGACCAGGGGGACATCGCGGAGACGGAGGTGCGGGGCGACCCGGCCACCCCCGACGAGCTCGAGCAGGCGATCGGCGTGCGCAGCCTCCCGTCCAGCGAGGTGACCGACGCCGCCCTCGTCGGGTTCAACCGGGCCGACGTGCGGGCGGTGGGCGTGCCCGGCGCCGGAGCGGTGATGACGGCGGCCGACCTGGCGCTGTTCTACCAGCGCCTCCTGCACGACCCCGACGGGATCTGGCGCCCCGACGTCCTGGCCGATGCCACCGCCAACGTCCGCAACAACCTGGGCGACCCGGTCTTCTCCCTGCCCGCCAGCCGGACCGTCGGCCTGGTGGTGGCGGGCGAGGACGGCCTCGGGTTCCTGCGGGGGTTCGGGTCGTCGGTGTCGCCCCGGACGTTCGGCCACAACGGAGCGGGCGGGCAGGTGGCGTGGGCCGACCCGGCCACCGGCATCTCGTTCGCCTACGTCACCAGCGGGCTCGACCGGAACGTGGTCCGCCAGTTCCGCCGCGGCATGTCCCTGTCCACCCGGGCCGGCGCGCTGGCCGGGGACTGA
- a CDS encoding DNA-formamidopyrimidine glycosylase family protein produces MPELPEVESLARFLAGRAGGRVVERAELAAFAALKTFDPPLEALVGRTVEGCGRRGKFLLLETSGRDPLWLVLHLARGGWVRWSDELPAARARPGKGPLALRVGLEGGGGFDVTEAGTEKRLAVHVVRSPGDVEGVARLGPDPLDPGFDAAAFAAALRGHGGQVKAALTTQSVVAGVGNAYSDEALHVARLSPFKSAAKLSDEEVGRLHGAVVSVLTDALERSAGLPAAGLKGEKKSGMRVHGRIGEPCPECGDTVRQVAFATRSLQYCPTCQTGGKPLADRRLSRLLK; encoded by the coding sequence GTGCCCGAGCTCCCCGAGGTCGAGTCGCTGGCCCGGTTCCTGGCCGGGCGGGCGGGCGGCCGGGTGGTGGAGCGGGCCGAGCTGGCCGCGTTCGCCGCCCTCAAGACGTTCGACCCGCCCCTCGAGGCCCTGGTCGGGCGCACCGTCGAGGGATGCGGCCGGCGGGGCAAGTTCCTGCTCCTGGAGACGTCGGGCCGCGACCCGCTGTGGCTCGTCCTGCACCTGGCCCGGGGCGGTTGGGTGCGCTGGAGCGACGAGCTGCCCGCCGCCCGGGCACGCCCCGGGAAGGGCCCGCTCGCCCTGCGGGTGGGCCTCGAAGGGGGTGGCGGGTTCGACGTGACGGAGGCGGGCACCGAGAAGCGCCTGGCCGTCCACGTGGTGCGCTCGCCCGGCGACGTGGAGGGCGTCGCCCGGCTGGGGCCGGACCCGCTGGACCCCGGGTTCGACGCCGCTGCCTTCGCCGCCGCCCTGCGCGGTCACGGCGGCCAGGTCAAGGCTGCGCTCACCACCCAGTCGGTCGTGGCCGGCGTGGGGAACGCCTACTCCGACGAGGCCCTGCACGTGGCCCGCCTGTCGCCGTTCAAGTCCGCCGCCAAGCTGAGCGACGAGGAGGTGGGCCGGCTCCACGGCGCCGTGGTGTCCGTCCTCACCGACGCCCTCGAGCGCAGCGCCGGCCTCCCGGCGGCCGGGCTCAAGGGGGAGAAGAAGTCGGGCATGCGGGTCCACGGCCGCATCGGCGAGCCGTGCCCGGAGTGCGGCGACACCGTCCGCCAGGTCGCCTTCGCCACCAGGTCGCTCCAGTACTGCCCGACGTGCCAGACGGGCGGCAAGCCGCTGGCCGACCGGCGCCTCTCGCGGCTCCTCAAGTAG
- a CDS encoding ice-binding family protein, which produces MTVRPSKRRLTGAAVLALSVVVPGVFLAGGAAQAAIVPTVALATSARYSVLAGDTVTNTGDSVLGGSLGVSPGTAVTGFPPGLVVPPGTTDVANAAAAQAKSDLTAAYVDAAGRPVDATTTADLANLVLQGGVYSGPSKSPLSLTGPLVLDGAGNAESVFVFQTDSTLITASGSSVSLVNGAQACNVFWQVGSSATLGTGSVFTGNILALTSISVANGVLVHGRALARNGAVTLDDDTFTDASCAPLSQGTTTTSTTPSSTTTATTAATGTTATPTGAATTAVTSPATTATTPEEVARRLTRTGLTTQSRTPAGPGVPSVVGPPRTGAAPAADGSLPAWLPLVLVALLGGGAAVGAARLRARRVASAGR; this is translated from the coding sequence ATGACCGTCCGCCCTTCGAAGCGCCGTCTCACCGGCGCGGCCGTACTCGCGCTGTCGGTGGTGGTGCCCGGAGTGTTCCTGGCCGGAGGTGCGGCGCAGGCCGCCATCGTCCCGACCGTGGCCCTGGCGACCTCGGCGCGCTACTCCGTCCTCGCCGGCGACACGGTGACGAACACCGGCGACAGCGTCCTCGGCGGCAGCCTCGGCGTCTCACCGGGGACGGCGGTCACCGGCTTTCCCCCGGGGCTGGTCGTCCCACCGGGGACCACCGATGTGGCCAACGCGGCCGCCGCCCAGGCGAAGTCGGACCTCACCGCGGCCTACGTGGACGCCGCCGGCCGGCCCGTCGACGCGACCACCACGGCCGACCTGGCGAACCTCGTCCTGCAGGGAGGCGTCTACTCGGGCCCGTCCAAGTCGCCCCTCAGCCTCACCGGGCCACTGGTGCTCGACGGCGCCGGCAACGCCGAGTCGGTGTTCGTCTTCCAGACCGACTCCACGCTGATCACCGCGTCGGGCAGCAGCGTGTCCCTGGTCAACGGTGCTCAGGCGTGCAACGTGTTCTGGCAGGTCGGCAGCTCGGCCACCCTGGGTACCGGCTCCGTCTTCACCGGCAACATCCTCGCCCTGACCTCGATCTCGGTGGCCAACGGCGTCCTGGTCCACGGCCGGGCACTGGCCCGCAACGGTGCGGTGACGCTGGACGACGACACCTTCACCGACGCGTCGTGCGCGCCGCTGTCGCAGGGCACGACCACCACCAGCACGACGCCGAGCTCGACCACCACGGCGACCACCGCTGCGACGGGGACGACGGCGACCCCCACCGGGGCCGCCACCACGGCGGTCACCTCGCCCGCCACCACGGCCACGACGCCCGAGGAGGTCGCCCGCCGGCTGACCCGGACCGGCCTCACCACTCAGAGCCGCACGCCGGCGGGCCCGGGCGTGCCGAGCGTCGTCGGGCCGCCGCGAACGGGAGCGGCGCCGGCGGCGGACGGGAGCCTGCCGGCATGGCTGCCGCTGGTGCTGGTCGCCCTGCTGGGCGGTGGGGCGGCCGTGGGCGCCGCCCGCCTCAGAGCCCGCCGGGTCGCATCAGCGGGGCGCTGA
- a CDS encoding MarR family transcriptional regulator: MASWSFLTSHARALLSIAADPGVRLRDLAAALGVTERTAFGIVADLAEAGYVVKEKDGRRNRYRIQTHLPLRDGVSGGRTIGEVLDLLGEAKEDPGTRRSRSG, translated from the coding sequence ATGGCCAGCTGGAGCTTCCTGACCAGCCACGCCCGGGCGCTCCTGTCCATCGCCGCCGATCCCGGGGTCCGCCTCCGCGACCTGGCCGCCGCCCTCGGGGTGACCGAGCGGACGGCCTTCGGCATCGTCGCCGACCTCGCCGAGGCGGGGTACGTCGTGAAGGAGAAGGACGGTCGCAGGAACCGGTACCGCATCCAGACCCACCTCCCACTGCGGGACGGCGTCAGCGGTGGAAGGACCATCGGCGAGGTGCTCGACCTGTTGGGCGAGGCCAAGGAGGACCCAGGCACGCGGCGATCCCGCAGTGGATGA
- a CDS encoding phosphate-starvation-inducible PsiE family protein: MADEDDAEELPEPPQPPLARMTNSGLRWAEDLVYALVSLTLFACALVVLGATVYDLVTETHKGVTDVMKKTLDSLLIVFILVELLSAVRTTLKERKLVAEPFLLVGIIASIKEIVVVSAFAEKGEDVQESMLEVGVLGGVVVGLALATFFLRRKEREPEE, from the coding sequence ATGGCCGACGAGGACGACGCCGAGGAGCTGCCGGAGCCGCCCCAGCCACCGCTGGCGCGGATGACCAACTCCGGCCTGCGGTGGGCCGAGGACCTCGTCTACGCGCTGGTGTCCCTCACGCTCTTCGCGTGCGCGCTGGTCGTGCTCGGCGCCACCGTCTACGACCTCGTCACCGAGACGCACAAGGGCGTCACCGACGTGATGAAGAAGACGCTCGACTCGCTGCTGATCGTCTTCATCCTGGTCGAGCTGCTCAGCGCCGTGCGCACCACCCTGAAGGAGCGCAAGCTGGTGGCCGAGCCGTTCCTGCTCGTCGGGATCATCGCCTCCATCAAGGAGATCGTGGTCGTGAGCGCGTTCGCCGAGAAGGGCGAGGACGTCCAGGAGTCGATGCTCGAGGTCGGCGTGCTCGGCGGGGTGGTCGTCGGCCTGGCCCTGGCGACCTTCTTCCTCCGCCGCAAGGAACGAGAGCCCGAGGAGTAG
- a CDS encoding YihY/virulence factor BrkB family protein, with translation MDEGQATEDGHEQAVPGERAPVHRLRTGLASARADDLFLYAAALAFYGLISVAPLVVVALWVTSLIVGPAEVRHVAEDLARLAPPALGADRALVQVAQLGTTLGLAALTVALWPATAYGSALVRVLDRMGGDRTARGLRERGHALLLVGLVPVLLLCGLVATYAGSATLGDSDAEIVIGLAIGLVSGFAAAVAAVAVVYRAFPRSPPGWWATLRGALAAAGGISVLSAGYVAYLRLGANFERRYASDALGALVLLGFWLFAANTALLLGYRLARR, from the coding sequence GTGGATGAGGGGCAGGCGACCGAGGACGGGCACGAGCAGGCCGTGCCCGGTGAACGGGCACCGGTCCACCGCCTTCGGACCGGGCTCGCCTCCGCCCGTGCCGACGACCTGTTCCTGTACGCCGCGGCCCTGGCGTTCTACGGCCTCATCTCGGTGGCTCCACTGGTCGTCGTCGCCCTCTGGGTCACCAGCCTCATCGTCGGTCCGGCCGAGGTCCGCCACGTGGCCGAGGACCTGGCTCGCCTCGCCCCTCCGGCGCTCGGTGCCGACCGCGCCCTCGTGCAGGTCGCGCAACTGGGCACCACGCTGGGGCTGGCGGCACTGACCGTGGCCCTGTGGCCGGCCACGGCGTACGGGTCGGCGCTCGTGCGGGTGCTCGACCGCATGGGCGGCGACCGCACCGCGCGCGGGCTGCGGGAGCGCGGGCATGCCCTGCTGCTCGTCGGGCTCGTTCCCGTGCTCTTGCTGTGCGGGCTGGTGGCGACCTATGCGGGATCGGCCACCCTCGGCGACTCGGATGCGGAGATCGTCATCGGGCTCGCCATCGGTCTGGTCTCCGGCTTCGCGGCAGCCGTGGCCGCGGTGGCCGTCGTGTACCGGGCCTTCCCGCGGTCGCCTCCGGGCTGGTGGGCCACGCTCCGCGGGGCGCTGGCGGCGGCGGGGGGCATCTCGGTGCTGTCGGCCGGCTACGTGGCCTACCTGCGGCTCGGCGCCAACTTCGAGCGCCGCTACGCCTCCGACGCTCTCGGCGCGCTGGTGCTGCTCGGGTTCTGGCTGTTCGCCGCCAACACGGCGCTGCTGCTGGGCTACCGGCTCGCTCGCCGGTAG
- the orn gene encoding oligoribonuclease, whose amino-acid sequence MLVWMDLEMTGLDPTTCAIVEVATLVTDDQLEVVAEGPDLVVTCPADLLAAMDPVVAEMHRTSGLLQRIQASTTTLDEAGRRTLEFIKQHVPEPRTVPLCGNSIGTDRRFLAAHLPEIEAWLHYRSVDVSTVKELCRRWYPEAFAAVPAKVGAHRALDDIRESVAELRHYRSTIFR is encoded by the coding sequence GTGCTCGTCTGGATGGACCTCGAGATGACCGGGCTCGACCCGACCACCTGCGCCATCGTCGAGGTGGCCACCCTGGTGACCGACGACCAGCTGGAGGTGGTCGCCGAAGGCCCCGACCTGGTGGTCACCTGCCCGGCCGACCTCCTGGCGGCGATGGACCCCGTCGTCGCCGAGATGCACCGAACCAGTGGCCTGCTCCAACGCATCCAGGCGTCGACCACGACCCTCGACGAGGCCGGCCGGCGCACCCTGGAGTTCATCAAGCAGCACGTGCCCGAGCCCCGCACCGTCCCGCTGTGCGGCAACTCCATCGGCACCGACCGCCGCTTCCTGGCCGCCCACCTCCCCGAGATCGAGGCCTGGCTCCACTACCGCTCGGTGGACGTCTCGACGGTGAAGGAGCTGTGCCGGCGCTGGTACCCGGAGGCCTTCGCCGCCGTGCCCGCCAAGGTGGGGGCGCACCGGGCCCTCGACGACATCCGCGAGAGCGTCGCCGAGCTGCGCCACTACCGCTCGACCATCTTCCGGTAG
- a CDS encoding DUF5615 family PIN-like protein has translation MKDSDFRQLAFLHGPPPKVVWLRVGNASTATVLQVIIDHAEDIEAFGRSEDEALLVLPNLRST, from the coding sequence TTGAAGGATTCAGACTTCCGCCAGCTGGCGTTCCTCCACGGACCGCCGCCGAAGGTCGTCTGGCTCCGGGTGGGGAACGCCTCGACGGCCACCGTCCTGCAGGTGATCATCGACCACGCGGAGGACATCGAGGCGTTCGGTCGCAGCGAGGACGAGGCGCTCCTGGTGTTGCCCAACCTGCGCTCGACCTGA
- the dut gene encoding dUTP diphosphatase produces MLEVPLRRLDPDLPLPCYARAGDAGADLVAREGAELAAGGGRALVPTGVAVAIPEGWAGFVQPRSGLALRHGVTCLNTPGLIDAGYRDEIKVLLVNTDPSEPYTVRRGDRIAQLVVQRVERAAFAVVDELAASERGTGGFGSTGLGAAAG; encoded by the coding sequence GTGCTGGAGGTCCCGCTGCGCCGCCTCGACCCCGACCTCCCGCTGCCTTGCTACGCCCGGGCGGGCGACGCCGGCGCCGACCTGGTAGCCCGGGAGGGTGCCGAGCTGGCGGCCGGGGGCGGCCGGGCCCTGGTGCCGACGGGCGTCGCCGTGGCCATCCCCGAGGGCTGGGCCGGGTTCGTGCAGCCCCGCAGCGGCCTGGCCCTGCGGCACGGGGTGACGTGCCTCAACACGCCGGGCCTGATCGACGCCGGCTACCGGGACGAGATCAAGGTCCTCCTCGTCAACACCGATCCGAGCGAGCCTTACACGGTGCGGCGGGGCGACCGCATCGCCCAGCTGGTGGTGCAGCGGGTGGAGCGGGCCGCCTTCGCGGTGGTCGACGAGCTGGCCGCCAGCGAGCGGGGCACGGGCGGCTTCGGGTCCACCGGGCTCGGGGCGGCGGCGGGGTAG